Proteins found in one Brevibacillus brevis genomic segment:
- a CDS encoding Ger(x)C family spore germination protein produces the protein MRAFAQVLLLSLLVTMLAGCRDQINLEDTTLSLMVGIDLNEKNELLFYISSPVFNREAKEKSEEYGIRSSTIRESRMGFDERVTGLTQAGKIQVLVFGKKLLAHPDWFRLLDVVFRDAKFSVNARVAMLDGPLHELFDYKPKDKPRLSIHVTTLIDTANKRNLTVKTRAQELHRQMYEKGMTPSLTELKKEKRAVKVMGTALLKKNGTYVDSIEPRDTILLQTLIHEKQGELSVTIPIKDTDDQKQITKDRISFFIKGVKKKVKTTYQNGRFHFDVHFRLRVSISERMFPFNMEKDYKKMERMISDELQKDYMKLIKKCQETGIDPFGFGLYARAHEYKEYKKVEDDWTKAFSNAVVEIKPDVSIKGNGVIK, from the coding sequence AGGTTGCAGGGATCAAATCAATTTGGAGGATACTACTTTATCGCTGATGGTCGGAATTGATTTGAACGAAAAAAACGAGCTTCTCTTTTATATCTCAAGCCCGGTGTTCAATCGTGAGGCAAAGGAAAAATCTGAGGAATACGGCATTCGGTCATCTACGATTAGAGAGTCAAGAATGGGGTTTGATGAGCGAGTAACAGGCTTGACCCAAGCAGGCAAAATTCAGGTGCTCGTGTTTGGGAAAAAGCTACTGGCTCACCCGGACTGGTTTCGGTTGCTGGATGTCGTTTTTCGGGATGCAAAGTTCAGTGTCAACGCCCGCGTGGCTATGCTTGATGGTCCGTTGCATGAGTTGTTTGATTATAAACCAAAGGACAAGCCTCGTCTGTCCATTCATGTAACAACGCTGATTGACACAGCCAATAAAAGAAATCTGACAGTAAAGACGAGGGCGCAGGAGCTCCATCGACAAATGTATGAAAAAGGGATGACACCTAGCTTGACTGAGTTGAAGAAAGAAAAGCGGGCGGTCAAGGTAATGGGGACAGCTTTGTTAAAAAAAAATGGAACGTACGTAGACTCGATAGAACCGCGGGATACGATTCTTTTGCAAACGCTGATCCATGAAAAACAAGGGGAATTGTCTGTCACCATCCCGATTAAAGATACGGACGATCAAAAACAAATTACGAAAGACAGGATCAGTTTTTTTATCAAGGGCGTCAAAAAAAAAGTAAAAACAACCTATCAGAACGGTCGGTTTCATTTTGACGTTCATTTCAGGTTGCGAGTTTCCATATCGGAGCGCATGTTTCCGTTCAACATGGAAAAGGACTACAAAAAGATGGAGCGAATGATCAGTGACGAGTTGCAGAAGGATTACATGAAGTTAATCAAGAAATGCCAGGAAACCGGTATAGATCCGTTTGGGTTTGGTCTCTATGCGCGTGCTCATGAATATAAGGAATACAAAAAGGTAGAGGATGATTGGACGAAGGCGTTTTCCAATGCCGTTGTTGAAATCAAGCCAGACGTATCGATCAAGGGAAATGGTGTCATAAAATGA